The Diceros bicornis minor isolate mBicDic1 chromosome 1, mDicBic1.mat.cur, whole genome shotgun sequence sequence TGTACTACCGTCACTGATATAAACACAATCTCAGACAGAAGATGAAAATTCCACTGACATCTTCATGATCAGAAGAACTTCTTGGTTTTCCGAAATACAAAAAGTAGTTATTAAAAAGATTGAATCTGATTGTAGTAagaaagccaaaaacaaaaaaaaaggtctgGAAAGGAGACCTCTCTAAAGTCATATCCATTTAGTTCAACAAGATAACTCTCAGACAACTAACTAAAATTAAATGGAATTTCAGATCTCAACAGTAATAATCTATTTTAATATACCAaatgtaataatatataataagtaaacttaaacaatatttttaatattaccaCAGTCTTTAATCAATAGCcacaataacaaaaattaaagtaaaaatctATGGTATAAAATTTAAGTTACTAgataaaattctgaaaatatctaAGTAAACATCTCTAATGTAATTCTATATGCTAgtctacaacaacaacaaaaggtatTTATGACTTTCCCTGTGCCATTAAAAATAACTCAGTCTTGTTGAGGTTTACAGAATCATTAAAAATTTGCAAATGCTTGTAGATGGAAAATACTAGAATGCTTcatccaaaaggaaaaatacaattcAACTCCCCCACCAATTATTGTTGTTTTACTGCTGCTTCATCATATTTGGTTGAATAAGCTTTAGAATAAGCACCTATTCAAGCTAATGTTAAATCATCTACACATATattcaatagttttcttttctccattaatttTATCCAGAAAGTCTTCCAAGTAACTAATTGAAGTATATTACTATAAGTATGCAAATCATCAAAGCTCATAAATATTCAGTCAAAAAGGAGTTGGCATATATACAGCCATAACACCAAAATAAAATACCACACTTAACTCTATGGCTCATACTCAACTTATTTTGAATTTAGTCCCAACAAAAAAGCaggacaaggaaaaaaaaagtgttaagaaATTTTCTTCACCAATTAAATAATTTACATGACAGGTGAACCAAAAAAGCAGCTTGCTGCAAGTATTAGTGTACTTAAAGAAGCAACAGGGTGATCTGGGGAACAGATGGGGCTCCAAGATGTATAAATTCTTATCCCACTGGTGCTTTAATTGTGTTAGTTACTTCAGACTTATGTGTCTAGATAATCTTCTATCAATACTTTGCCTTAGAATGCAACTTTTCTTGGGAACTATAAATACCCATCATTCTTGACagctaaaaaattataaatttaaaaaaaaaattataacttgtATGGTGACTCTCCTCTATGCCTTCATGCTCTATCCCTGTTCTACAAAGTAGAATTTAATTaccagaaatacatttttttcaatgaaaataaGTCAACTGACGCACAAGCAGTGAAGGGGGGTTCAATCTATTTCACAAAATTCTGTCCATGTAACtctattttcaaacaatttaattataCTATTAGAAATGTACTTCCTCAAAACAGACCTTACACATTATAAAAATTTCTTAAGAAtataccaaattaaaaaatatcacatTAAAAGTTTATCAAAAATCATTAAAGGTAACTAGAAATATAGCTTCAACTATATTTCTCATTGccttttggaagtttctatcCAAACATACTTGTTATTTTAAACTCAACATTTTGGAATCCAAACTTCTTCCACTATCACCAAGACAGCTGTCGATGTCCCACCCCAAAAAAGATAGCAGCACCATTAACAGATAGTTTCCCATACTGTAAAATCCAAACATCTTCAATCCCATAAACCTAATCAGTGATTAGATCCTAGAGTACTGAGGATACTACCTTTTTTACCTTAAATGTACCCTTTTCATTCTCACCACCTCACCATTCTCACCTCTCACCCAgaattattttctgtctctcttccctccaactcatctttttttttttcctgaggacgatttgccctgtgctaacatctattgccaatcttcctctttttttttttctttttttcctccccaaagccccagtacatagtcgtatatcagttgtagagttgtagcttttctatgtgggatgccacctcagcatggcttgatgagtggtgagtaggtccacacccaggatctgaaccagggaaccctgggccaccgacgCAGGACGTGCAAacccaaccgctacgccaccaggccggcccctccaactCATCTTTAATACTCTCAACAGagttatctttctaaaacataTCATGTCCTCTTCCTTAAAAATTGACAATGATCCTCTGATGACTAAAGTCCAAACTCTACATGTTATGCAAGACTTTACCTATCTGGTCCAATCCTACCTTTCCAGTCATTTCCACATCCTCTAGAGCAGTGGACTACTTGAAGTTTCCCAAACACGCTGTATTTCTGGTACCACTCTTTTGTTTAATCCTAAATACCTATATGATATTCTTATACCATGATCCATATAAAGCAGTATCATTGgtttagaaaattaatttaataaaaacaaacctgaacatatgtacattatatatataatactctAGCCAATATAATAACTTaagctcgggccggccccgtggcttagcggttaagtgcgcgtgctccgctgctggcggcccggggttcggatcccgggcgcgcaccgacgcaccgcttctccagccatgctgaggccgcgtcccacatacagcaactagaaggatgtgcagctatgacatacaacaatctactgaggctttggagggaaaaaataaataaataaaatctttaaaaaaaataaataaataaaataacttaagCTATAGTAGCAAAGTCCTTGCCCTCCAGAATCCTCTATTCTAAAAAagtctgatatatatatatgctataaGTAATTCACTAAAATCAACCATACAAAAGTTCAACCATATCAAGCCCACGATACATTATCTTCAGTTGGTTGTTCTAAAATGTTTTCTCCTGCTTCCAGTCCGCCAATGCGTCCCTTACTATAATCCTCTCCCCACCAGCAACTTTAGACAGATGACTTTATTCACTGAGATCAAGGTCATCCAGGGTATATAGGCCCTCATAAGGTTTGTCAACCTGAAGGCACGCACTGGAACCACAGCCAAAGATACCAACTGCTACAGGTTTCCTCTTCTCTCACTTTGCCAACAAAAATCACGTATCAGAATGGTCTTGGGAAATATTTTCCAAACAAAAGGATACAAACTTGTCTGTTTTACTGTGAGAAAGTAATTTTTCATCACTCTTTTAGTTTTATCACATAATATAAACACACATTACTTGGAAAGACATCTTTCCATAAAAAGCAAGACAATAATTTCTTGGTTAGaatcttcagaacaaaacaaaagacaaaatgataAATCCCACAGCAAAGCTGtaaatcttattttttctttgaaaatcggcaaaccccccaaaaaaccaaTAAGACCCACATTACACAGCAATTTCAATAACAAAATTTCATAAcccagagaatttaaaaaaatactgatattAACCAGATAATTTCCTAACAACTGCTAATTACACAGACTATTAAAATACACACCAACTTCATTAAAATCTTCAAAGGTGATTTTCCCTGTGGCTTCTCTGTCATAATCTTTAAGAATCTTCAGTACATCAGCTTTTTTTACATCAAACCCCAAGGCTCTCATTGCCACCTTTtggattaaaagagaaaagcaaactaTAAAGTACTCTTTCAAAAGAAATGATTTCCAATTCTTAAATAAGTTTTTACAACTTAAGAGATGACAACACATTAATAAAaaatcattcttttccatgttttATGTCTCTAAAATAATTTGATAGTTTTTCTTTGCTATCAAAATTAAATGGcaatttctttcctttatatATCCCTTTTTTAACTATAACAAACCAATCAATGAGTATTTATAGAATACACTATACAATGCACTGAGAGTGAATAGATAATTTTAACAAGTTATTTGTTCTCAAAGGATTAACAACTAGAATGGAAAAAAGGTATagcataaatattaaaaagttatacaacagaagagataaaaaaattaaaataaaaattatcatcaGACTCTACATGATTAGTTATCAAGTAGACAGTCTAGGACCCAGAATTTAGAGAAAGAAGAGACCTTGTTACTAGTAACAAGGCAGGAGAGACATGTTACTGGTTAAAGAAGTCTTACTTGGAAAGATTCGAGTTGATACTTGATGTATGGATGCAGAGGAGTAGAAGGGCATTTAGAAAAGGATGACTGGTATTAAAACAGACACCAAAATAGAGAACAGGCTTGAGAACAGTGAACAGAGCAGCTCACCTTACCTGAATGGGAAGAGCTCAGCTGGAAGCAAGCAGTTAGCAAATGAGAAAAGTAGGTGGTAGTAAAAGTGTGGAGAGCATTCAATAAAAATCAAAGGAATCTGAACTTCATGCAGTGTACAATGAGGAGCCACTAATGGTTtatcagcaatgaacaatctattaaaagaattttagaataaTCAATCTAATGGAAGTGTACAGGGTGAACTAGAAATGGAGAAACCATTTAGGAAGCTCCAGGTATGAATTAAGATCCCAAACCAAGATAGTAACAATGGCAACAAATGGATGAGGCATAAAGGTAGAATTGAGCAAAGCTgggtaactaaaaaaaaaatagtggaaaaAGAGAGTTAAAACGCTACTAAAATGCTACCTTTCTCATTATGCTGAGTGTGAGATCCATACTACTCCAAACACCAATTTCCCCTTGTATCTTTATAAATAATTCTAGCCCTTAAAGTTGACATTTTTCCCCATTAGCATTGTGTCAACATCAAACATCACTTATGTTGTTTGCACCAGAGAAAGTAGGTTGAGACTGTGTTACTAACATGTTCAAATTAAAAGACAACACTCCTCCAATCTGAGAAAAGAAtgagtcaccaaaaaaaaaaaacccagtgggAAGAATATAATAAGAACTGATTAAATCCTACAGTTTTGAAATCTTTTAATTACGTGAATGAAAAATAAGTCCCTCCATAGGaatgtatttttacatttaaaatactaCTCACTTTACCATGTGAAAAGGAGTTTCTAAAAAAATGTTAGGAGTACTATTCAATTTTATTATAGCACTTAACTGTGAATGTTTAAAATGGTTTCATATTTCCAAAAAGTTTAGTTGCTAAAATacttatttagaaatgtatttttaaccAAGTCAAAAATGCAAATcatttcaacagaaaaaaaaatttttaagtatactatTACCTTTAATTCATGATAATCTATTGCTTCATCTTTGTCTGTGTCAAATAGTTCAAAAGcatctttaatttcttgtttCTGCTCCTCAGAgagttctcttctttttttcctctttgttttgtcTACTACAAGCTCACTTctatgaaatgaaacaaaaagttttAGTTCACTTTAATCCTATTCTCCTATGCCTCTAAATGATTAAAATAAGATTCCAAAAATGGAACACAAAAATTAGCCAACgaataattttctaaatttctaaaaaGAAGGTATTTTGAAGAAAGATAAATTTCCCTTACATGAGTCAAAGCCCTGCTCATTCCATAGTCTAAGCTATTATAAATCGGCACTTCCCAAAACTGAAAAGTGTTACAGGTTATTAAAAGAAATGAGGACCAAATCCTTCCTCCTAGCTTTGTGTTTATTCCCACGGTGGaacaaacaaaaactgtgaaTAAGAAACATTACTTTTATGTCAGAAACCCCAACAAAAAACAAAGCACCCACACTTATTAGTCACATCATTCTACGAtataaagtgttaaaaaaaagaaagtaaaattcctAATTGACCATCACTATATATTTGGTTTACTTTTGATAGTTTATCATTAAGTTATCAAAACTGCTACACAAAAACATATAATTTACCAACTAACTTACAAAGTGTTTTGGCACTGtaagttaaaaatgtttttctattaCATGTTTCTAATAGTTtggcattttataatttcttccgTTGATATTAACGAATCAGCCAAAATACTGAGTCTAAAAATATCACGATTAAACACCAAAAAAAGTAATACTATTTGGGCTAATTCCATATAATTACGTGAAGAATCAATGGTCTTTTTAAATCTCTCTTAACATGTAAACTTAATTTCTCACGAACTCTGGAAAAActtgaaaaggaaatttattttaaaagccagAAATGTCTTCCTTAAGAGATGCCGATCTAAGTGTTCCAAATTTTCAAATGGGGCTGCAACACTTGTAATTGAgaacaaattttgaaacagaagaATTCTGTAAAACGATAAAACGTAAAACCCAGTTACTTTTATTAGAACACCTTCTCTATTTGCATTTGAAGTTGTTTTGTTCTCCGAAATCTACAAAAAAACACAGGCAAGAGATGGCTAGAACTGGACCAGGAGCATGACAAAGCTGAGGAAGATCTTTCTTCACACAAGCTTGGACATTCCCGGGGTCATTCTCTTCCCAGGATTCCGGAAGGCCAAGTCCACAACAGACCCACAAGTGACCCCATCCAAGAGGACAACGATTATCCCTTGGCAGAACACGGCACCGTTTTAGAGTGGCGTTAACTACATAGatatttttaaggtaaaatgTCTAgatggggctggggaaggggcaaGAGAGGGTGAGAGGCTGGAACAGAATGAAAGGTAAAGAAACTCAGGAAATAAGGAACTCTACGACATTACCAATTAAAGTCACTAAAATGGGTCTCCGGTTATACCGTAAAGCAGAGCCCCGAGAGAAGAGCAAGGAGGCCTTTTATCTTACTTCCAAAACTTAAAGGTATGTATGTGAGCAGTACTGCAGCTGAGGTTAAGGCTGCAGACCAGGAGCGAGGAACTGAACGAATGGATGCTCCATGGCCTGATTTCTCGCAGAAACACCGCGAGATGAAACCTCGCGATATTTCACTTCCTCCTTGCTACTAAAACCACTCGTCCTTTTGGCGGTCCAAAGCACAGTGCTGCCAGACATGACTATGCACGGGGCTCATCACCTGCGGGACACCAGGGGCTCCAGGGTGGGGAGTCCGGGCCCGGGAAGGTTGGCCGAGGCTCCTTTCCCTCATCCCAAACTGCATCCCCCTTCCTCTCGCCTCGGCTCCAAACTGCCTCCCTTCTACACACACCCGCCCTGGGGCCCGCTGCGGGGTGGGGAGAGCATTGCCGCCTCCTCATTACCGACCTCAGAGTTAAACTCATTTTCTCTTCGGACAGAGACGTTTCTCTCAAGAACGACTTTAAACCCCTACCCAAGGCAGCACGACTTCCACAACCCGTTCAACAGACACCAACGACCTCGGCGGCCTCAAGGACCTCCCACGAGCTAGTCACTTCTGAGCTGGATTGGTTGAAATTGCTAATGTCCTGCCCATTAAGGCGGAGGCGGCACTAGGCCTCTGCTCTCATTGGGCGTCTTCCGCGTCAATCAACGAAACCTCTCTGCCGGCCTCTCCCGCTGCTCCTCCCGCCTCCTGGATTGGCCTGTTGAGTTTTCCCCGAATCCTTTGCGGAGCCGAGATCTGAGTGTCTGAGTCCCAGCGTTGCGGTTCGGGTGGCGGGTGGCTGCACCTCGCCTCACCCCAGGAGGGTTGCGGCCTGTGGGCGACGTTCCGGAGACACGACGGACGGCTccgagggaaggagagggagggaagagaagaaacacGCCGGAGGCCATCCTCCCGCTAGTAGGAGGGAGTAGCAAACTTCGAGGTCTGCGAAATTGGCTCCAGTGTTCTAAAACCTGGACGGCCGATGGCC is a genomic window containing:
- the CETN3 gene encoding centrin-3 translates to MSLTLRSELVVDKTKRKKRRELSEEQKQEIKDAFELFDTDKDEAIDYHELKVAMRALGFDVKKADVLKILKDYDREATGKITFEDFNEVVTDWILERDPHEEILKAFKLFDDDDSGKISLRNLRRVARELGENMSDEELRAMIEEFDKDGDGEINQEEFIAIMTGDI